From the genome of Methylomonas sp. UP202, one region includes:
- a CDS encoding sulfatase, protein MIGADTLRCDRLGAYRYRRNLTPNIDKLCADGVLLGNCITPVARTAPSVASLFSGLWPYQHGIRDNYPSAEECRLPHPSLVQCLKAQGYSTLAVSDWAGADFGKIDFGFETVSLPEDQWNLKLLFRQGPSVIRGFLSLFTNNSLGKKYLPELYYLAGMPLTGKLGRECRQFIASAAREERPFFLNLFTSTTHVPFTCDYPYYKLFTPENYRGESKFIMTKLATPCEIVDKQQRGSDYFDVPQIINLYDSCVRQFDDEVGKIVDFIEQSGLSENTLIVIYSDHGADFFETGCWGQGNTLLGKDPSGRIPLVMKGPGMPKGVKFEPVCRAVDVMPTLLGWLKLDVPEHLPGTNLMPYILENRSPNLYAYQETGIWLGKVPGLHPEQILYPNIVELLDIPDQQAGTLVINAKYYPTVIQAKSRSIQDERWKLICIATHRGPVYQLYDLETDAYRDVASEFPEIYARLQAQLAIHLKADPYWNPAPTTPSAA, encoded by the coding sequence ATGATCGGTGCCGACACCTTGCGTTGCGACCGCCTTGGCGCTTATCGCTATCGCAGAAATCTGACACCGAATATCGACAAGTTGTGCGCCGACGGCGTGTTACTTGGAAACTGTATAACCCCGGTGGCTAGAACGGCGCCCAGTGTCGCGTCGTTGTTTTCGGGTTTATGGCCCTACCAACATGGCATTCGCGACAACTACCCGTCCGCGGAGGAATGCCGGCTACCTCATCCAAGTTTAGTGCAATGCTTAAAAGCCCAAGGCTATTCGACCCTAGCGGTTTCCGACTGGGCCGGCGCGGACTTCGGGAAAATAGACTTCGGATTCGAAACCGTATCGTTGCCCGAAGATCAGTGGAATCTCAAGTTGTTGTTCAGACAAGGACCGTCCGTCATTCGCGGTTTTTTATCGTTGTTTACCAACAATTCACTGGGAAAAAAGTACCTGCCAGAGTTGTATTATCTGGCTGGTATGCCGCTGACCGGTAAGCTAGGCCGGGAATGCCGCCAATTTATTGCGTCGGCGGCGCGAGAGGAGCGCCCGTTTTTTCTGAATCTGTTTACCTCGACCACGCACGTTCCGTTTACCTGCGATTACCCCTATTACAAGTTATTCACACCTGAGAATTACCGAGGCGAGTCGAAATTCATCATGACCAAACTCGCCACGCCTTGCGAAATCGTCGATAAACAGCAGAGAGGTTCGGATTATTTCGACGTACCGCAGATCATCAATCTCTACGACAGCTGCGTCAGACAATTCGACGACGAGGTCGGCAAAATCGTTGATTTTATCGAACAATCGGGTTTGTCCGAAAACACGCTGATTGTGATTTACAGCGACCACGGCGCCGATTTTTTCGAGACCGGCTGTTGGGGGCAAGGCAACACGCTGTTAGGCAAGGATCCAAGCGGCCGCATCCCGCTGGTCATGAAAGGCCCCGGCATGCCGAAAGGCGTCAAGTTCGAGCCGGTTTGCCGCGCCGTGGATGTGATGCCAACATTGCTTGGCTGGTTAAAGCTGGACGTTCCGGAACATTTGCCGGGCACCAACCTGATGCCCTACATTCTTGAAAACCGATCGCCCAATCTATACGCCTATCAGGAAACCGGAATTTGGCTCGGCAAGGTGCCGGGCCTGCATCCCGAGCAAATCCTTTACCCCAACATCGTCGAATTGTTGGACATCCCCGACCAGCAAGCCGGCACATTGGTCATCAACGCCAAGTATTATCCAACCGTGATCCAAGCGAAGAGCCGTTCGATACAAGACGAGCGCTGGAAATTGATTTGCATCGCGACCCACCGTGGCCCGGTGTACCAACTCTACGATTTGGAAACCGATGCCTATCGGGATGTAGCGTCGGAATTTCCCGAGATTTATGCCCGCCTGCAAGCACAGCTGGCGATTCATTTGAAAGCGGATCCATACTGGAATCCCGCTCCGACCACACCGTCGGCCGCTTAA
- a CDS encoding zf-TFIIB domain-containing protein, translating into MAKCSACSAPLAANSQICRYCGVRNDIDLSGKYDFSPIGTQTSRICPVCDTPLQTVALEGEQVLQLERCGTCYGLFFDPGEIETLLARTAGSTLAVDRAWLDGINRERYSADARVRYLKCPVCRVLMNRVLYGYRSGVVVDRCASHGVWLDGGQISHLLEWQRAGGRMLANKRPVAKRQSAANAKSATLSTMKAAHDGDSRDWLAVAELLANLLS; encoded by the coding sequence ATGGCGAAATGTAGCGCGTGTTCCGCGCCGTTGGCGGCGAATAGTCAGATTTGCCGGTATTGCGGCGTGCGCAATGATATCGATCTATCGGGCAAGTATGATTTCAGCCCGATTGGGACTCAGACCTCGAGAATTTGTCCGGTGTGCGACACCCCGTTGCAAACCGTGGCACTGGAAGGCGAACAGGTTTTGCAACTCGAACGCTGCGGGACTTGTTATGGCTTGTTTTTCGATCCGGGGGAAATCGAAACTTTGTTGGCGCGGACGGCCGGATCGACATTGGCTGTCGATCGGGCTTGGTTGGACGGCATTAACCGCGAGCGCTATTCGGCGGACGCGCGCGTCCGTTACTTAAAATGTCCGGTATGCCGAGTGTTGATGAACCGGGTACTGTACGGTTATCGTAGTGGCGTCGTAGTGGATCGTTGCGCGAGTCACGGCGTATGGCTGGACGGCGGTCAAATCAGTCATTTGCTGGAGTGGCAGCGGGCGGGAGGTCGAATGTTGGCGAACAAGCGTCCGGTGGCCAAGCGGCAATCCGCCGCCAATGCTAAATCGGCAACACTTTCTACCATGAAAGCGGCGCATGACGGCGACTCACGCGATTGGTTAGCGGTCGCCGAATTGTTGGCGAATTTGTTGTCTTAA
- a CDS encoding gamma carbonic anhydrase family protein, with amino-acid sequence MAIRTYQSSKPKLGERVLIDETAVVIGSVELGDDVSVWPTAVLRGDVEKICIGNASNVQDGSILHVSHAGDYSPSGYPLRIGESVTIGHRAVIHGCTIGNYCLIGIGAIVMDGAVLGDYSMLGAGALVPPGKKLEGGYLYIGVPAKAARALTDDEKIFLAYSASHYVKLKDSYLDRKATPE; translated from the coding sequence GTGGCAATCAGAACCTATCAATCCAGCAAACCCAAGCTCGGCGAGCGTGTCCTGATCGACGAAACCGCCGTCGTCATCGGTAGCGTAGAATTGGGCGACGACGTTTCGGTCTGGCCAACCGCAGTCTTGCGCGGCGACGTGGAGAAAATTTGCATCGGTAATGCCAGCAATGTTCAAGACGGCTCCATCTTGCACGTGTCGCACGCTGGCGACTATTCGCCGAGCGGCTATCCCCTAAGGATAGGCGAGTCCGTCACGATCGGTCATCGCGCGGTTATTCACGGTTGCACGATAGGCAATTATTGCCTGATCGGCATTGGCGCCATCGTCATGGACGGGGCGGTGCTCGGCGACTACAGCATGCTGGGTGCCGGCGCGCTAGTGCCGCCGGGTAAAAAATTGGAAGGCGGATATCTGTACATCGGCGTACCCGCCAAGGCCGCTCGCGCGCTAACCGACGACGAGAAGATCTTTTTGGCCTACTCCGCGTCGCACTACGTCAAACTCAAAGATAGTTATCTGGACCGCAAAGCCACCCCGGAGTGA
- a CDS encoding hemerythrin family protein: protein MTLLSAAETAPVGYDAIDHDHQSFIALVNQLDSADNSEFPALFRELYHHTEQHFELENQLMQTFAFPAETEHKGEHQRVLAEFKQFQSRIDKGLIPFGRAFVKDRLPQWFKLHVATMDSALAAHIHQANARAGDTNAA, encoded by the coding sequence ATGACCTTACTTTCGGCGGCCGAAACGGCCCCGGTCGGATACGACGCGATCGATCACGACCATCAATCCTTCATCGCGTTGGTAAATCAGTTGGATAGCGCGGACAATAGCGAATTTCCCGCCCTGTTCCGCGAACTCTATCACCACACCGAACAACACTTCGAGCTGGAAAACCAATTGATGCAAACCTTCGCCTTCCCGGCGGAAACCGAACACAAAGGCGAACACCAGCGCGTTTTGGCCGAATTCAAACAATTTCAGTCGCGCATCGACAAAGGCCTGATCCCGTTCGGGCGCGCCTTCGTCAAGGACAGGCTGCCGCAATGGTTCAAATTACATGTCGCGACGATGGATAGCGCGTTGGCCGCCCATATCCATCAAGCGAACGCGCGCGCCGGAGACACCAACGCCGCATGA
- a CDS encoding alpha-ketoglutarate-dependent dioxygenase AlkB: protein MSAVPELELIEGFYNQADCRQLLERLLDEQDWPNNRYQVGERWFELPRQQTWHADPGIRYSYSNNLLVARPWTPLLSELRAAIECRLNAKFNAVLVNLYRDGNDYVGWHSDNEREMGDEPLIASLSLGATRTFAYRHKRSGEQGSTRLNAGTLLTMRPSFQHDWRHSVPPAPEVADPRINLTFRYVLPPPN, encoded by the coding sequence ATGAGCGCCGTTCCCGAACTTGAGCTGATCGAGGGATTTTACAACCAAGCCGACTGTCGGCAACTCCTCGAACGCTTGCTCGACGAACAGGATTGGCCGAATAACCGTTACCAAGTCGGTGAACGCTGGTTCGAACTGCCGAGACAGCAAACTTGGCATGCCGACCCCGGCATTCGTTACAGTTACAGCAACAATCTGCTGGTCGCCCGGCCCTGGACCCCGTTATTGTCCGAACTAAGAGCCGCTATCGAGTGCCGTTTGAACGCGAAATTCAACGCGGTACTGGTGAATCTCTACCGCGACGGCAACGACTACGTCGGCTGGCATTCGGACAACGAACGCGAAATGGGAGACGAACCGTTGATCGCTTCGCTGAGTTTGGGCGCCACCCGTACCTTCGCCTACCGCCACAAGCGAAGCGGAGAACAAGGCAGCACTCGACTAAACGCCGGCACGCTACTGACGATGCGACCATCGTTTCAACACGATTGGCGGCACAGCGTCCCGCCGGCACCGGAAGTCGCCGATCCCAGGATTAATTTAACATTTCGCTACGTCCTGCCGCCGCCGAACTAA
- a CDS encoding vWA domain-containing protein yields the protein MPGPNFRDYRWWLLVLALMMTVLAATGPTRQRQRPLYQLIFVVDITRSMNAEDYVWEGRAVSRLDFVKHSLREQLLALPCQSRVGLGIFTERRSALLFEPIEVCSGFNEIDAALAALDWRMAWAADSRIAAGLARTLEDFKTREETLVFLTDGQEAPPPNARYQPDLGGFRGQVQGVIIGVGGDNPAPIPKFDANGQRLGFYKPEDVPHRSTFGESDLNPEKIQGYDARNAPFGSQAVIGDEHMSRLHEDYLRRLAAEAGLSYQRLTDPGSLRPALQQAAFAKPGVVSEDVAWQYAGLALLALVGVFVK from the coding sequence ATGCCCGGACCGAATTTTAGAGACTACCGCTGGTGGCTGTTAGTGCTGGCGCTAATGATGACCGTGCTGGCCGCGACGGGCCCGACTCGACAACGGCAGCGCCCGCTATACCAGTTGATCTTCGTCGTGGATATTACCCGCAGCATGAATGCCGAAGATTATGTGTGGGAAGGGCGAGCCGTCAGCCGGCTGGACTTTGTCAAACACAGTCTGCGCGAGCAACTGCTGGCGTTGCCGTGCCAATCGCGCGTCGGTTTGGGGATATTCACAGAACGCCGATCGGCGCTGTTGTTCGAGCCCATCGAAGTCTGCTCCGGCTTCAACGAAATCGACGCGGCGTTGGCGGCATTGGATTGGCGGATGGCGTGGGCCGCCGATAGCCGGATCGCCGCCGGCCTGGCCAGGACTTTGGAAGATTTCAAAACACGCGAGGAAACCTTGGTGTTCTTGACCGACGGCCAGGAGGCGCCTCCGCCCAACGCGCGCTACCAGCCCGATCTCGGCGGGTTTCGCGGTCAAGTGCAAGGTGTGATTATCGGCGTCGGCGGCGATAACCCCGCGCCGATTCCCAAATTCGATGCCAACGGCCAGCGCCTGGGTTTTTACAAACCCGAAGATGTCCCGCATCGCTCGACCTTCGGCGAATCCGATCTTAACCCGGAAAAAATTCAAGGCTATGACGCCCGCAATGCGCCGTTCGGTAGCCAAGCGGTGATCGGCGACGAACATATGAGTCGCCTCCACGAAGATTATCTGAGACGCTTGGCCGCGGAAGCTGGATTGAGCTATCAACGTCTGACCGATCCCGGCAGTTTGCGGCCGGCCTTGCAGCAAGCGGCATTCGCCAAACCCGGCGTCGTTTCCGAAGATGTTGCCTGGCAATACGCCGGTCTGGCGCTGTTGGCGCTGGTGGGCGTTTTCGTAAAATAG
- a CDS encoding MxaK protein, which produces MRGLTHGLLWAGLLTALLVGLVQGARLYRLAGQNQLIEQLLAGRDVEVEDLADAPPSLRMARAVYLRKAGRYDDALATLNVLLRQAPPALQAQARYNLGNLYMAQAQEKLHAGNINDATPLVGLAKQAYRDALIAEPGYWDAKYNLEVAMRLLPEMDRVNSGDEADDGREKTQLWTTLPGFPRGLP; this is translated from the coding sequence ATGCGCGGTCTCACACACGGTTTGCTCTGGGCGGGCTTGCTGACCGCACTGTTGGTTGGTTTGGTACAAGGAGCCCGTCTCTATCGGCTGGCCGGCCAAAACCAATTGATCGAGCAATTGCTAGCCGGTCGCGACGTAGAGGTCGAAGATCTGGCGGACGCGCCGCCGTCTCTACGGATGGCGAGAGCGGTGTATTTGCGCAAGGCCGGCCGCTACGACGATGCCTTGGCAACCTTGAACGTCTTGCTGCGGCAGGCCCCGCCGGCCTTGCAGGCACAGGCGCGTTACAATCTGGGGAATTTGTATATGGCGCAGGCGCAGGAAAAGCTACACGCCGGCAATATCAACGATGCGACGCCGTTGGTCGGCTTGGCTAAGCAAGCCTATCGCGACGCGCTGATCGCCGAGCCGGGCTACTGGGATGCCAAGTACAATCTGGAAGTGGCGATGCGGCTGTTGCCGGAAATGGATAGGGTCAACAGCGGTGACGAAGCGGATGACGGTCGGGAAAAGACCCAGCTGTGGACCACGCTGCCCGGATTTCCACGCGGCCTGCCATGA
- a CDS encoding vWA domain-containing protein codes for MNLAVEQVWPLAGLVLCALPLWRLGMRAGEHPALDLLPADPFSNLVDALLRLLGALTIAALVLGLAGPYRKEQQVERIGHGAHIVLLLDRSNSMDNTFAGKAPDVGHLNGGSGEESKAAAARRLLTQFVDHRDHDLIGVAAYSTSPLFVMPLTENKPAVRAAIAATAQPALAYTNVSKGLALALSYFDDRPVSGSRIVLLVSDGAAVIDPDSEAKLRQLFKQRQVRLYWVFLRTANSPGLFEMPTDPRDDNAQAMPERYLHLFFSSLNIPYQAYEAENPGAMSQAIDDINRLEHRPLHYFERIPKQDLTPLCYRVAAGLAALLIGAKLCEVKY; via the coding sequence ATGAATTTGGCTGTGGAACAGGTCTGGCCGCTGGCCGGTTTAGTACTATGCGCGTTGCCGCTGTGGCGTTTGGGCATGCGTGCCGGCGAACATCCGGCGCTGGACTTGCTGCCGGCCGATCCGTTCTCGAATTTGGTAGACGCGTTGCTCCGTCTGCTCGGCGCGTTGACGATCGCGGCGCTGGTGTTGGGTTTGGCTGGGCCGTATCGCAAGGAGCAGCAGGTGGAGCGCATCGGTCACGGCGCCCACATCGTGTTGTTGCTGGATCGCAGCAATAGCATGGACAACACGTTCGCCGGCAAGGCGCCCGACGTCGGGCATCTCAACGGGGGAAGCGGCGAAGAATCGAAGGCGGCGGCGGCCCGCCGATTGCTGACCCAGTTTGTCGATCATCGCGATCACGATTTGATCGGTGTCGCGGCCTACAGTACTTCGCCGTTGTTCGTGATGCCGTTGACCGAAAACAAACCGGCGGTTCGAGCGGCGATCGCCGCGACGGCCCAGCCGGCGCTGGCCTATACCAACGTCAGCAAGGGCCTTGCCTTGGCGTTATCGTATTTCGACGACCGACCGGTATCGGGTTCGCGTATCGTTTTGTTGGTCTCCGACGGAGCGGCGGTGATAGACCCGGACAGCGAGGCCAAATTGCGCCAGTTGTTCAAGCAGCGTCAAGTGCGCTTGTACTGGGTGTTTTTGCGCACCGCAAACAGTCCGGGATTGTTCGAGATGCCGACCGATCCGCGCGACGATAACGCTCAAGCCATGCCCGAACGCTATTTACATTTATTTTTTTCCAGCCTGAATATTCCCTATCAAGCTTACGAAGCCGAAAATCCCGGTGCGATGAGTCAGGCGATAGACGATATCAATCGTTTGGAGCATCGCCCCTTGCACTATTTCGAACGGATTCCCAAGCAGGATTTAACGCCGCTGTGCTACCGAGTCGCCGCCGGGCTAGCGGCTTTGTTGATAGGCGCCAAACTTTGCGAGGTCAAATACTGA